The Anas platyrhynchos isolate ZD024472 breed Pekin duck chromosome 1, IASCAAS_PekinDuck_T2T, whole genome shotgun sequence genomic sequence AACTGACATTAATTAATGTCATTAATGTAACCTTACCATTTCAATGGTAACATAAAGACGATGTCCCAAAACAGCTCTgaaatttgcatatttttaaaaatgtacatgtTTAGATAATTCATATCCAAGAACTTTATAAGAAATCTGTGGGATGGCAATATCAATTCCCTCTGTCATGGACCCAGGAGACTGACAGAAAGGCAGAGACCTGTTCTCATCCAGCATTAGACACCTCTCAGACACCTTTCACTTCTGGGCTAGTCACCCCATGTTCTCTTCACTGTCTGTTGACAGACAGAGGTGTTTTTAGATTGAAATTCATCTGACCATAAGTAGACGCAAATTTGGTTATGAAAATCACATCCTAATATGCTAtccacatattaaaaaaatcaacaggCTGCCTGAGGTTTCTCAGGTCTGCCCACAAGGCATCCGTTGTGGCTCTGAGCATAAGGCTGTGGTCAAAAGGGTAGATAGCATCCTTGGATGTATAAGCAGGATGGTCTTGCACAGGAATGGAGGGGTTATTTCACCTGCATGTTTGACATCAGTGTCTTTCCTACTGGAAAGCCAAATCATGTTCTAACACTGGTTCAGGAAAACACTGATGCCTTGTAAATGTTCAGAATAAAGTTATAAACCTTCTCAGATTTCCTAAAAGATGCTATAAGAGTCCGAGAGATAATGGGGAGCATCATTTCTGTAAGGTAGAAATGTGTTTGCAACTTTCATAAATGTGcaaaaaacatacacaaactTAAGAGGAAAATTGTAATAGCAgcaagatcatagaatcatagaatcatagaatatcctgagttggaagggacccttaaggatcatcaagtccaactcttgacactgcacaggtctacccaagttcagaccatgtgactaagtgcacagtccaatctcttcttaaattcagtcaggctcggtgcagtgaccacttccctggggagcctgttccagtgtgcaaccactctctctgtgaagaacttcctcctgatgtccagcctaaacttcccctgcctcagcttaactccattcccgcgggtcctgtcgctggtgttaatggagaaaaggtctcctgcctctcgacacccccttacgaggaagttgtagactgcgatgaggtctcccctcagcctcctcttctccaggctgaacaggcccagtgccctcagccgttcctcgtacgtcttcccctccaggcctttcaccatcttcgtagccctcctctggacactctccaacagtttcatgtcctttttatactgtggtgcccagaactgcacacagtactcgaggtgaggccgcaccagcgcagagtagagcgggacaatcacctccctcgacctactagcgatgcagtgcttgatgcaccccaggacacggttggccctcctggctgccagggcacactgccggctcatattcaacttgttgtctaccacgacccccagatccctctcttctaggctgctctccagcgtctcatcgcccagtctgtacgtgcagccagggtttccccgtcccaggtgcaggacccggcacttgctcttattgaacttcatgcggttggcgatcgcccagctctccaacctatccagatccctctgcaaggcctttccaccctcattcgagtccacaactcctccaagtttggtgtcatcagcaaacttgctcaaaatgccttctattcctacatccagatcgtttataaaaatattgaaaagtaccggccctaaaatggagccttgaaggaccccactggtgaccgcccgccagcctgacgcagccccattcaccataaccctttgggccctgcccgttagccaattgctcacccatcgtatgatgtttttatttagctgtatgctggacattttgtccagtaggatcctatgggaaaccgtgtcaaaagccttgctgaagtccaaaaaaatcacatcagctggtttcccttggtctaccatacgggtgatcttatcataaaaggaaatcaggttagttaggcaggacctacccttcacaaacccgtgctggctgggaccaatgactgctttgtcccccaggtgcgcctcaatacgttcgagaaccatcttctccatgattttaccaggcactgatgtgagactgacaggcctgtaattgctagggtcttctttctgacccttcttgaaaatcggcacaacatttgccagcttccagtctacgaTAAGATAATAGATTATAAGTAATAGATAATATTACTTATTAACAAGATAATAGATTATAAGTAAGATTGTATATTCATGTAATTCCTACAACGTCAGTTGCCCTCTGCAAGTGTCTGCCTATCTTAGCTGTCTCTAAAGGGGCCGAGGGTGCTTAGACTCACTAATTAAGTCAGATAATTCCTTCAAGACTTAAAGGTAGGCAGGATGGTTTGGGCTGAAAGTGCTTTCCAAACAGCAGGCTCAAATCTCACTCCTTTAAAATCAAAAGAATGGTCAAGGCTTTGGAAAAGATGCCTTACAGTAAGAAACTCGGCAAGTTCAATCTATTTTGCTTACTGCAAAAAGGCCAAAGGGTGACTTAATAACAAGCTGACATTACCTACAGGGCTAATCTCCATGACTTCTCAACCTGGTTGGTAAAGATATAACAAAAGTCAGAGCCGAAGATAACTCAGACTAGAAACCCAATATAATTATTGGTGGCCACAATAAATGATGCTTAGAGCTTTGTAGAAAGGTAGTTGCTGATGCTTTAATGAAGGCAACCTCAAAATCAGATTTATTGAGAAAAAAGATATTCTGTAATTCAAACAATAAACAAGGAACTAACAGGGCTTGTGCTGTACAGGATTCAGGCCAGAATCTCACAACTGTCCAGCAATCTAAGAATCTATAAACCCACTATCCAGGAGGTTTCTTACTTTGATCTGTTTAAAGAAACTATTATGTACATGCTTATCATGGTGACATTTAATCACTGTTAATATGTGCATAAGGTTCAAAGCAGGGCAATTGCCATTTTTTCTAACTCAGACCGCTGGTATGATTTGCCAGTGCTCTTGTTTTGAAAACTAATTCCCATTATCTAAAAGACTTTCCAAAGCAAATATAACAGCGTAGCActttctaatatttattttgtgttcccaaagaaaaagcaatagtGGTAGTTATTTCTTTTTGGAGGGGGCATATGATGGttctttttctaaaacaatACTTGTGTACCACTGCAGCTTTAAAATGTCCCCCTGTCCCTCTTTTGAGTCAAAGGACTGGATCCACTGGCAGAGGAATAGGTAGCAGGCAAATTGATTAATGGGAATTAGGCAAAGGTCTACGCTGGTAGCAGCCAACGCTGCTTCAGTGCCTAATTGCTGCAGAAGACTGCAAATGAAAAGGCTTTTCATATAGTAAGATGAAGATTCATAGTTTTAAGGTCACCATGATCCTCCTCCCTCCAGTCATCTTTCCTACATAATTTGGACCAAAACAGAACataccaaaccaaaacaaaaaagcaggaggcagagacTCTCatgggattattttattttttttttttttgagtgtttgCCTGTATGAACTACAGAATGTCCAGCACCCATTCCCGTCTGATTCAGATCATAAACTTGGTGGGGCTGGGAACAGCTTGGCGGACATTTGCAGCACACTGTGTGCATTCACAGCATTATCGCCGACCGAGATTAGCAGTGGAGCGCTGCTAGTCACAGAAGGCAATGCTTATGAGTAAATATGGACCTCAACAGGCTGAGCTGCTGACTACATTGTAGCCTCATTGCACGACCTTGGGACTGCAGCACTGTCTGCCTCTGTGTTTAAAAAGTTAAGATAATATGACTTGTCTGCCTCGCGAGGATTTTGTAAGACTGCAGTCATTGTTTATCAGAACTGGTTATAAACTATCACGGTGATGAGAGCTTTGTAAATACCTGTGCTCATGAAACCTTGGTTAAAACACCTCATGCTAGAAGGAGACCACTCATTGCAGCACGGCCACACACATATGGATGCACGGCTCTTGGCAATGGCCGTGCTCGGGACACCCACATATGTCACAcactgtacacacacacacacagccaagCCAGAGGTCATTTAACCGGGGCtttacaaacattttcaaagcGCTTTACAAACAATTTCATTAATAGATGACATATTTTTGCTAAAGGCACAACCAGCCCAACCCGATTTTATTACAGGTGTAAACAACGCTGAGTTGAAGTGTGAGCCTCATGTGTCTGCTCTTAATCCCGGGGACACCCTACAGCTCTGCTCAATTTCCCTTCAAAATTCATGAACCATACATCTGTACTTAGGAGAGGTAGACAAACCCTACACCCATATGTGTTTAGGAGAGGTATATAAATCCTACATCCGTATGTGTTTAGGAGAGGTTCACAAACCCTACATCCATACATGCTTAGGAGAGACACACAAACCCTACATCCTTGTGTGTTTAGGAGAGGTGCTCAAACTCTACATCCTTATATATTTAGGAGAGGCACACAAACTCTACATCTGTGTTTAGGAGAGATATACCAACACCACGAAGTGCTTGGAAAGGCACCCTAGGTTTCTCTCTCCCCTTGAAGGTCCACCACCACCCAGGTGTGACCAGATTTACGGGTGGAGGAGGTGTTGGGAGAAAAGGTGGCAGCTTGGAGACCTGCCCTGTGGCCTGGCGAGGgcgaggaaggagaggagggagaggaggctgATGGCTCAGCCCAGCCTGCCCCTGGGGAGCCAGGCCTGAGCCTGGGCACCTCGGGGTGCCCCTCTCAGGCCCTGCCGCTGCCCTCCACCGGTGTGGGGACATCGGGGACCCATCCCCGGGTCACCGAGCCCGGGGGGAGGCATGGCAGGGCCGCTCGCTGCTCACAGCGGGGTCGCCGCGCATGAAGGAGGGGGAAAACTCCTGAGGCTCCGCAGGGCCGAGGGGCTCCGGGGTGGCTCCGGGGGGGGCTCCGCAGGGCACCCAGCGGGGCTCTCCCCCCGGGCcggggctgtggctgtgcccGCCCCgggaggctgggaggaggcCGGGGCTCGGGGAGGCGCCGTCCCCTCCCCTGGGCAGTTTCTCGGCGCGGCGGTTTAAGAGCAGagccgcccccggcccctccccgTTGGAGCCGGCCCGGGCGGCACGGCGCGGCCGGGGccggagccggggccgggggcaggtggggggccgggggggggggggtgggtcTCGGCCATGGCACGGTGCTGtggtggcggtggtggcaggggggcggccgggcggctgctggccctgctgctggccctgcagctcgGCGGGACGCGGGGCTTCGGCGACGAGGAGGAGCGGCGCTGCGACGCCATCCGCATCGCCATGTGCCAGAACCTGGGCTACAATGTCACCAAGATGCCCAACCTGGTGGGCCACGAGCTGCAGGCGGACGCCGAGCTGCAGCTCACCACCTTCACCCCCCTCATCCAGTACGgctgctccagccagctccaggtGGGTCCCAACCCCTCAAAAAACTCCCAAATCtctccccaaacccccttctCCAGAACCGGGAGCCGGGCGTTGTGCTGACATTTCCCCCATGTCCCCCGCTGCAAAACCTGGAGGGAGCGGGCTGCAGCACAAGGCAGCGCTGTGTGGGCTTcctaaggggggaaaaaaaggggtcCTGCCGTGCCCAGCCTGCAGGGACACCCCCACGGCAGCAGCCAGCTTGGACCCCgggtccccaaatccctgaAGCCCCCCCGGTGTGGCTACAGCCCCCCAAAATCGCCGTGTTTCCAAAGCTGAGCGAGCGGCAGCGTTTTATGGCCGGTGCGAACCCGTCGGTGGCCCGATGGTGAAAGAGAAGCGCGTTCTTCCAGGAGGATCACAAACCCAAGTGATTCAGTAAAtgcctttccttctgtttgtttgctagCCGTGATATCCAGGCAGTGCCTTgaacaaaaatatgtatttgtttaaaccgctttaaaatatacttttttttttcttcttctttcctaaATTGCACCCTTGAGGTTTACATCTGGCTAAATCCCACTCGCTTTATTGAAAGTGATGGGCTAAATTTGCATGGGGCTAATCTGGGGAGTGAAACGTTCAGGCTTTGGCTTCGGACCACACTTGAACTGAAAGAAGGCAGCATTTTTAGGGTTTTTTCTCCTAAGTTTTTATTGTTcttggtttatttgttttatgctGCTTCCTGTTTTTTAAGGCAAGGGACCAAAAATTACTgctaaaaaggcaaaaaggaaaacttgTTATGTTTTGACCTGTTGAATTTTCTCCTAACACGCTTgtgatttctgtttctctcttccAGTTCTTCCTTTGTTCAGTCTATGTCCCGATGTGCACAGAGAAGATTAACATCCCTATAGGTCCCTGTGGTGGCATGTGCCTCTCTGTCAAAAGAAGATGTGAAcctgttttaaaagaatttgGATTTGCCTGGCCGGACAGCCTGAACTGCAGCAAATTCCCACCCCAGAACGATCACAATCACATGTGCATGGAGGGCCCGGGAGATGAAGAGGTTCCCCTTCATAGCAAGACATCCTTGCAGCCCGGAGAAGAGTGCCACAGCATGGGATCCAATTCTGATCAGTACATCTGGGTCAAGAGGAGCCTGAACTGCGTCCTCAAGTGTGGCTACGATGCTGGGCTCTACAGCAGGTCAGCGAAGGAATTCACAGATATCTGGATGGCCGTGTGGGCTAGTCTTTGCTTCATATCAACTGCGTTCACAGTCCTGACCTTCCTGATTGATTCATCCAGATTTTCCTACCCGGAGCGCCCAATCATATTTTTGAGCATGTGCTACAATATTTATAGCATTGCTTATATTGTGAGGCTAACTGTGGGCCGGGAAAGGATATCCTGTGATTTTGAAGAGGCAGCAGAACCTGTTCTTATCCAAGAAGGTCTTAAGAACACAGGATGTGCTATAATTTTCTTGCTGATGTACTTTTTCGGGATGGCTAGCTCCATCTGGTGGGTTATTCTGACATTGACGTGGTTTCTGGCCGCAGGACTCAAGTGGGGCCATGAGGCTATAGAAATGCACAGTTCGTATTTCCACATTGCAGCCTGGGCTATCCCTGCAGTGAAGACCATTGTCATTTTGATTATGAGACTGGTAGATGCAGATGAGCTCACTGGCCTGTGCTACGTTGGGAACCAGAACCTGGATGCGCTGACGGGCTTTGTTGTTGCTCCGCTTTTTACCTACCTGGTTATTGGAACTTTATTCATTGCAGCTGGGTTAGTGGCCTTATTTAAAATCAGGTCTAATCTTCAGAAAGATGGAACTAAAACTGACAAACTGGAAAGACTGATGGTTAAAATCGGTGTCTTCTCAGTGCTGTACACCGTCCCAGCAACGTGTGTCATTGCCTGTTATTTCTACGAAATCTCCAACTGGGCCATTTTCCGCTATTCGGCAGATGATTCCAATATGGCCGTGGAGATGCTCAAAATCTTCATGTCCCTCCTGGTGGGTATCACTTCAGGTATGTGGATCTGGTCAGCCAAAACTCTGCACACGTGGCAGAAGTGCTCGAACAGACTGGTGAACTCAGGGAAAGTGAAACGGGAGAAGAGAGCAGATGGTTGGGTGAAACCTGGGAAAGGGAACGAGACTGTGGTATGAGAAAAGGATGACACCCCCCCGATGGTCTGACTGCTCTCGCCTGAAGGACTGATTGTGTATAAGCATTGCAGTGTAAATGCTGGGAGCAGAGTGGGGAGACAGTAGCAAAATTGTCTcttgaggaaggagaaaaaagccttaaagaataagcaaacaaaaaaatcatgctgCAAATACAATAGCCATAAACCATGCTGCCCAAAATAGGAAAGCCCAGGGAGGCTTTAAAAGCTGTGAAATATCCAAACAcattatcttccttttttttataaagtaGGATGCAATATTCTGATGTGTTTAGAAGCAGTGGAACTGTAGCCCACAGCTGTGGGATATTGTCTTGTGTTATATCGTCTTACAGCTGGTGGAGGAAAGGCAGTCTGGGTCCAAGTTCTGTGCTGATTTAGGGGCCAGTTACCAGAGATGGAGCACCCAGAACCACAATTAGTTGTCTTCTTTCCGAGTGCAGCATCGGGAAGGAAGTGCTCGCTGAGGGTTGTGTCTCTACACTCTGGGGAATTCTGTTGCTCCCGTATGCTGCACGAGTCAGCCAAGGATCAGGTCCTCCAACAAATAATTAAGCAGACTTTCCAAGTCTGGGAATTACCCAAACTAAGAAGGATTTAGTGAGGTATTAGTGAGGATGACTCTTAAGTCATCTGATGGTCTAATAATAATTTTGACTCCTCTTTACTGTCTGTAACCTGGTCTGAACTGAGTGTTTCGTTCAGGAATTTGGACCTCcctaggtcccttccaacctgaagtATTACATGATTCTGTcaatatttcaaatgtttttaaaaaagctttacTCAAGGTCATTGTCAGAAGTAGAGGAATATGTGGAAGCTTGGAAACTGTGCGTGCTGTTATGCATCACTTAGCATCGTCCGCCTGCCTCTGCTCCTGTTCCTTCAGGTGCTCCTGCAATTTCCAGCTGACTACTTTATTTTGCTGCGTCTAATAGCTTTAAATAAAGTCTTACGTTGTAGTGCTCCTTCctacaggaaag encodes the following:
- the FZD4 gene encoding frizzled-4, which translates into the protein MARCCGGGGGRGAAGRLLALLLALQLGGTRGFGDEEERRCDAIRIAMCQNLGYNVTKMPNLVGHELQADAELQLTTFTPLIQYGCSSQLQFFLCSVYVPMCTEKINIPIGPCGGMCLSVKRRCEPVLKEFGFAWPDSLNCSKFPPQNDHNHMCMEGPGDEEVPLHSKTSLQPGEECHSMGSNSDQYIWVKRSLNCVLKCGYDAGLYSRSAKEFTDIWMAVWASLCFISTAFTVLTFLIDSSRFSYPERPIIFLSMCYNIYSIAYIVRLTVGRERISCDFEEAAEPVLIQEGLKNTGCAIIFLLMYFFGMASSIWWVILTLTWFLAAGLKWGHEAIEMHSSYFHIAAWAIPAVKTIVILIMRLVDADELTGLCYVGNQNLDALTGFVVAPLFTYLVIGTLFIAAGLVALFKIRSNLQKDGTKTDKLERLMVKIGVFSVLYTVPATCVIACYFYEISNWAIFRYSADDSNMAVEMLKIFMSLLVGITSGMWIWSAKTLHTWQKCSNRLVNSGKVKREKRADGWVKPGKGNETVV